Proteins from one Pseudomonas grandcourensis genomic window:
- the bamB gene encoding outer membrane protein assembly factor BamB: MRDVIRWKHAALLALAILAAGCSSNSKKELPPAELVDFKEEVVLHKQWSRSIGDGQGETYNMLVPAIDGDTIYAADVTGVLMAMDRNTGDVKWKKDLELPVSGAVGVGYGLVTIGTIKGEIVALDAINGEEKWRARVSSEVLAPPANNGDVVVVQTQDDRLIGLDASTGNRRWIYDSTPAVLTLRGTSAPIVTNRLAVAGLSTGKVVAVDISNGVPVWEQRVAVPQGRSELERVVDIDGGLLLSGETLYVASYQGRVAALDLQSGRQLWQRDASSYAGVAQGLGTVYVSLSSGTVEGVDERSTTALWSNDSLARRQLSAPEVFSSYVAVGDLEGYLHLMSQVDGRFVGRERIDSDGLRARPLVVGDTIYVYGNSGKLEALTIK; this comes from the coding sequence ATGCGTGACGTGATTCGTTGGAAACATGCAGCATTGCTGGCCCTGGCCATTCTGGCCGCGGGTTGCAGCAGCAACAGCAAAAAAGAACTGCCTCCGGCCGAACTGGTCGACTTCAAGGAAGAAGTGGTTCTGCACAAGCAGTGGAGTCGTTCGATCGGTGACGGTCAGGGCGAAACCTACAACATGCTGGTTCCGGCCATCGATGGCGATACCATCTATGCCGCCGACGTCACTGGCGTGTTGATGGCGATGGACCGCAACACCGGCGACGTCAAATGGAAGAAAGACCTCGAACTGCCTGTCTCCGGCGCCGTTGGCGTAGGTTACGGTCTGGTCACCATTGGTACGATCAAGGGTGAAATCGTTGCCCTGGACGCCATCAACGGTGAAGAAAAGTGGCGCGCTCGCGTGTCCAGCGAAGTACTGGCGCCGCCAGCCAACAACGGTGACGTTGTGGTGGTTCAGACCCAGGACGATCGTCTGATCGGCCTGGATGCCTCCACCGGTAACCGTCGCTGGATCTATGACAGCACGCCTGCGGTACTGACCCTGCGGGGTACCAGTGCGCCGATCGTGACCAACCGCCTCGCGGTGGCTGGCCTGTCGACCGGTAAAGTGGTTGCCGTGGACATCTCCAACGGCGTACCGGTGTGGGAGCAGCGCGTAGCGGTCCCGCAAGGTCGTTCGGAGCTGGAGCGCGTGGTCGACATCGACGGTGGCTTGCTGCTGTCGGGCGAGACGCTGTATGTCGCCAGCTATCAGGGGCGCGTTGCCGCTCTGGACCTGCAAAGCGGCCGTCAGCTCTGGCAGCGTGATGCTTCCAGCTATGCCGGTGTCGCCCAGGGTCTGGGCACCGTTTATGTGAGCCTGTCTTCGGGCACCGTTGAAGGCGTCGACGAGCGTTCCACCACAGCCTTGTGGAGCAACGACTCGCTGGCCCGCCGTCAACTGTCGGCTCCGGAAGTGTTCTCCAGCTACGTTGCAGTCGGTGACCTGGAAGGTTACCTGCACCTGATGAGTCAGGTGGACGGTCGTTTCGTCGGCCGCGAGCGCATCGACAGCGACGGCCTGCGTGCCCGTCCGCTGGTGGTGGGTGACACGATTTATGTGTATGGCAACAGCGGCAAACTGGAAGCCCTGACCATCAAGTAA
- the der gene encoding ribosome biogenesis GTPase Der, producing the protein MVPVIALVGRPNVGKSTLFNRLTRTRDAIVGDLSGLTRDRQYGEAKWQGRSYILIDTGGISGDEHGMDEKMAEQSLLAIEEADVVLFLVDAKAGFTAADQMIAEHLRKRNKRSYVVANKVDNIDPEMARAEFAPLGMGHAIPIAGAHGRGITQMLEIALSDFPKDDDELEEGEEEDVAEGEEAKRIPGPSEKDGIKIAIIGRPNVGKSTLVNRMLGEDRVIVYDQPGTTRDSIYIPFERNDEKYTLIDTAGVRKRGKIHEEVEKFSVVKTLQAIKDANVVIFVMDAREGVVDHDLNLLGFALEAGRALVIAINKWDGMTPSERDFVKIELQRRLFFVEFADIHFISALHGTGVGNLYASVQNSFKSAVTRWPTNRLTQILEDAVGEHAPPMVNNRRIKLRYAHLGGANPPIIVIHGNQIEKVPKSYVRYLENTYRRVLKLVGTPIRIEFKGGENPYEGNKNTLTDRQVNKKRRLMTHHKKADKKRRDKR; encoded by the coding sequence ATGGTTCCCGTAATCGCCCTGGTGGGCCGACCGAACGTCGGCAAGTCCACCTTGTTCAACCGCCTGACCAGGACTCGTGACGCCATCGTCGGCGACTTGTCCGGTCTGACCCGTGATCGCCAGTACGGTGAGGCCAAGTGGCAAGGGCGTTCCTACATTCTGATCGACACCGGCGGTATCTCCGGTGACGAGCACGGTATGGACGAAAAGATGGCCGAGCAGTCGCTGCTGGCCATCGAAGAAGCAGATGTCGTTCTGTTCCTGGTAGATGCCAAGGCCGGCTTCACCGCCGCCGACCAGATGATCGCCGAGCATTTGCGCAAACGTAACAAGCGTTCCTACGTGGTTGCCAACAAGGTCGACAACATCGACCCTGAAATGGCCCGCGCCGAATTCGCTCCGTTGGGCATGGGTCATGCGATTCCGATCGCCGGTGCTCACGGTCGTGGCATCACCCAGATGCTGGAAATCGCCCTGAGTGACTTCCCGAAAGACGACGACGAGCTGGAAGAAGGCGAGGAAGAAGACGTCGCCGAAGGCGAGGAAGCCAAGCGCATTCCTGGCCCAAGCGAAAAAGACGGGATCAAGATCGCGATCATCGGCCGTCCGAACGTCGGCAAGTCGACCCTGGTCAACCGCATGCTCGGGGAAGACCGGGTAATCGTCTACGACCAACCCGGCACCACCCGCGACAGCATCTACATCCCGTTCGAGCGTAACGACGAGAAGTACACGCTGATCGACACCGCCGGTGTGCGCAAGCGCGGCAAGATCCACGAAGAAGTCGAAAAGTTCTCCGTGGTCAAAACCCTGCAAGCGATCAAAGACGCCAACGTGGTGATCTTCGTGATGGACGCCCGCGAAGGCGTGGTGGACCACGACCTCAACCTGCTGGGCTTTGCCCTTGAGGCCGGTCGTGCATTGGTCATCGCGATCAACAAGTGGGACGGCATGACGCCGAGCGAGCGCGACTTCGTCAAGATCGAGTTGCAGCGTCGTCTGTTCTTCGTCGAGTTTGCCGATATCCACTTTATCTCGGCATTGCACGGCACCGGCGTGGGCAACCTCTACGCTTCCGTACAGAACTCGTTCAAGTCTGCGGTTACCCGCTGGCCAACCAACCGCCTGACCCAGATTCTGGAAGATGCGGTTGGCGAGCACGCGCCACCGATGGTCAACAACCGCCGGATCAAGCTGCGTTATGCCCACCTCGGTGGCGCGAACCCGCCGATCATCGTGATCCACGGCAACCAGATCGAGAAGGTGCCGAAGTCCTACGTACGTTACCTGGAAAACACGTATCGCCGAGTGCTGAAGCTGGTCGGTACGCCGATCCGCATCGAGTTCAAGGGTGGCGAGAACCCGTACGAAGGCAACAAGAACACGCTCACCGACCGTCAGGTCAACAAGAAGCGTCGCTTGATGACGCACCACAAGAAGGCCGACAAGAAGCGTCGCGACAAGCGCTGA
- the hisS gene encoding histidine--tRNA ligase gives MSKSLQAIRGMNDILPEQTPLWRHFEGTVSRLLDNYGYKQIRMPIVEFTELFKRSIGEVTDIVEKEMYTFDDRNGDSLTLRPEGTAACVRAVLEHGITGGGQVQKLWYIGPMFRHERPQKGRYRQFHQIGVEVFNLDGPDIDAELIVLTWRLWGELGIRDAVKLELNSLGTSESRGRYREALVEFLSGHLDKLDEDSQRRLKTNPLRVLDTKNAETQAILVDAPKMADYLDEESRVHFEGLKARLDAAGIPYVINPKLVRGLDYYSKTVFEWVTDKLGAQGTVCAGGRYDGLVEQMGGKPTAGVGFAMGIERLVLLLETLEQIPQEISRQVDVYLCAFGEAAELAGLTLAERVRDQLPNLRLQVNAGAGSFKSQFKKADKSGALYALILGDDEMAQQVVGFKPLRGQGEQQSIAWDALAAHLATCVVQG, from the coding sequence GTGAGCAAGTCATTGCAAGCCATTCGTGGCATGAACGACATCCTGCCCGAACAGACTCCCCTGTGGCGTCATTTCGAAGGCACCGTTTCGCGTCTGCTGGATAACTACGGTTACAAGCAGATCCGCATGCCGATCGTCGAGTTCACCGAACTGTTCAAGCGTTCCATCGGTGAAGTGACCGACATCGTCGAAAAAGAGATGTACACCTTCGACGACCGCAACGGCGACTCCCTGACCCTGCGCCCTGAAGGCACGGCGGCCTGTGTGCGCGCAGTGCTCGAGCACGGCATCACCGGCGGCGGCCAGGTTCAGAAACTCTGGTACATCGGCCCGATGTTCCGCCACGAGCGTCCGCAGAAAGGCCGTTATCGCCAGTTCCACCAGATCGGCGTCGAAGTGTTCAACCTCGACGGTCCGGACATCGACGCCGAGCTGATCGTGCTGACCTGGCGTCTGTGGGGCGAACTGGGCATCCGCGATGCGGTCAAGCTCGAGCTCAACAGCCTGGGCACCAGCGAATCCCGTGGCCGCTACCGTGAAGCGCTGGTCGAGTTCCTGTCCGGTCACCTGGACAAACTGGACGAAGACAGCCAGCGTCGCCTGAAGACCAACCCGCTGCGCGTCCTGGACACCAAGAACGCCGAGACACAGGCGATTCTGGTCGATGCACCGAAAATGGCCGACTACCTCGACGAAGAATCCCGTGTGCATTTCGAGGGCCTCAAGGCTCGCCTGGACGCCGCCGGCATTCCTTACGTGATCAACCCGAAGCTGGTGCGCGGGCTGGATTACTACAGCAAGACCGTTTTCGAATGGGTCACCGACAAACTGGGTGCCCAAGGCACCGTGTGTGCCGGCGGTCGTTACGACGGTCTGGTGGAGCAGATGGGCGGCAAGCCTACGGCTGGCGTCGGTTTCGCCATGGGCATCGAGCGTCTGGTGCTGCTGCTGGAAACCCTCGAGCAGATCCCGCAAGAGATCTCCCGTCAGGTCGACGTCTATCTCTGTGCCTTCGGTGAAGCCGCCGAACTGGCCGGCCTGACCCTGGCGGAGCGCGTTCGTGACCAGTTGCCCAACCTGCGCCTGCAAGTGAATGCCGGCGCCGGCAGTTTCAAAAGCCAGTTCAAGAAGGCCGACAAGAGCGGTGCGCTGTACGCGCTGATCCTCGGTGACGACGAAATGGCCCAGCAAGTGGTAGGTTTCAAACCCCTGCGTGGCCAGGGCGAACAACAAAGCATTGCCTGGGATGCGCTTGCTGCACACCTGGCCACCTGCGTCGTGCAGGGTTGA
- a CDS encoding tetratricopeptide repeat protein, translating to MSSTEDEHLMELKEWWSRNGKPLVTGGLLALVIVFGWQAFHKYQSNQSQGASILYQQLLETTLTPDGKPDAARVSDLAGKLNSEFGGSAYAQYGSLFVAKVAVDSGKLDDAATELKAIVAKPANPALGEIARQRLAQVLGAQNKADEALKLLEGDAEKAFLATREELKGDLLVQLGRTDEASAAYQKAKAALSDEAAVGGLQIKLDDLAKGDA from the coding sequence GTGTCGAGTACCGAAGACGAACATTTGATGGAATTGAAGGAATGGTGGTCACGCAACGGTAAGCCCCTGGTCACTGGCGGCCTGTTGGCGCTGGTCATCGTTTTCGGCTGGCAAGCGTTCCACAAGTATCAGAGCAATCAGTCGCAAGGCGCCTCGATTCTCTATCAGCAATTGCTCGAAACCACGCTGACGCCTGACGGCAAGCCTGATGCGGCCCGTGTTTCGGACCTGGCCGGCAAGCTCAACAGCGAGTTCGGCGGCAGCGCCTACGCGCAGTACGGCAGCCTGTTCGTGGCCAAGGTAGCGGTCGACAGCGGCAAGCTGGACGACGCGGCCACCGAGCTCAAAGCCATTGTCGCCAAACCGGCCAACCCGGCGCTGGGCGAAATCGCCCGTCAGCGTCTGGCCCAGGTACTCGGCGCGCAGAACAAGGCCGATGAAGCACTGAAGTTGCTCGAAGGCGATGCCGAGAAGGCGTTCCTGGCCACTCGTGAAGAGCTCAAGGGCGACCTGCTGGTGCAGTTGGGTCGTACCGACGAGGCGAGCGCGGCGTATCAAAAAGCCAAGGCGGCACTGTCGGATGAAGCGGCGGTCGGTGGCCTGCAAATCAAGCTGGACGACCTGGCCAAAGGGGATGCGTGA
- the ispG gene encoding flavodoxin-dependent (E)-4-hydroxy-3-methylbut-2-enyl-diphosphate synthase, with product MHGESPIKRRESRKIWVGNVPVGGDAPIAVQSMTNSDTNDVAATVAQINRLEAAGVDIVRISVPDMDAAEAFGKIKQLVKVPLVADIHFDYRIALRVAELGVDCLRINPGNIGREDRVRAVVDAARDRGIPIRIGVNAGSLEKDLQKKYGEPTPAALVESALRHVEHLERLNFQDFKVSVKASDVFMAVEAYRLLAKEIVQPLHLGITEAGGLRSGTVKSAVGLGMLLAEGIGDTIRISLAADPVEEVKVGYDILKSLHLRSRGINFIACPSCSRQNFDVVKTMNELEGRLEDLLVPLDVAVIGCVVNGPGEAKEAHIGLTGGTPNLIYIDGKPSQKLTNDNLVDELERLIRQKAAEKVEADAAVIARG from the coding sequence ATGCACGGCGAATCTCCAATCAAACGTCGCGAATCCCGCAAGATCTGGGTCGGTAACGTGCCTGTTGGCGGCGATGCGCCTATCGCTGTGCAGAGCATGACCAACAGCGACACCAACGATGTCGCGGCCACCGTCGCGCAAATCAATCGCCTGGAAGCGGCCGGCGTCGATATCGTGCGGATCTCCGTACCGGACATGGACGCCGCCGAAGCCTTCGGCAAGATCAAGCAGTTGGTCAAAGTACCTTTGGTTGCCGACATTCATTTCGACTACCGGATCGCTCTGCGCGTAGCCGAACTGGGTGTCGATTGCCTGCGGATCAACCCGGGCAACATCGGTCGCGAAGACCGTGTGCGTGCGGTGGTGGATGCCGCCCGTGACCGCGGGATCCCGATCCGTATCGGCGTGAACGCCGGTTCCCTGGAAAAAGACCTGCAAAAGAAATACGGCGAGCCGACCCCGGCGGCGCTGGTCGAGTCTGCCTTGCGCCACGTCGAGCACCTTGAGCGCCTGAACTTCCAGGACTTCAAGGTCAGCGTGAAAGCTTCCGATGTGTTCATGGCCGTCGAAGCCTACCGCTTGCTGGCCAAGGAAATCGTCCAGCCGCTGCACCTGGGCATCACCGAAGCCGGTGGTTTGCGTTCCGGCACGGTGAAATCTGCCGTGGGCCTCGGTATGCTGCTCGCCGAAGGGATTGGCGATACTATTCGCATCTCGTTGGCGGCCGACCCGGTCGAGGAAGTGAAAGTCGGCTACGACATTCTCAAGTCCCTGCACCTGCGTTCCCGTGGCATCAACTTCATCGCCTGCCCGAGTTGCTCGCGGCAGAACTTCGATGTGGTCAAGACCATGAACGAGCTGGAAGGGCGTCTCGAGGATTTGCTGGTGCCGCTGGATGTCGCGGTGATCGGTTGCGTGGTCAACGGCCCTGGCGAAGCCAAGGAAGCCCACATCGGCTTGACCGGCGGCACACCGAACCTGATTTACATCGACGGCAAGCCGTCGCAGAAGCTGACGAATGACAATCTGGTGGATGAGCTTGAACGCTTGATCCGCCAGAAAGCGGCCGAAAAGGTCGAAGCTGACGCTGCCGTTATTGCGCGCGGCTGA